One Sphaerisporangium krabiense DNA segment encodes these proteins:
- a CDS encoding DUF4153 domain-containing protein: MRPLDFLGRIKIKLGLVILLAVATAFTINEYGRALGVDAVTRMGLAALLSVGMVQLLGRGMTLPLREMAAAAQTIAKGRYGMRVSATSRDEVGELARAFNAMAADLGEVDRQRRELVANVSHELRTPIAGLQAVLENVVDGVSAPDPATLSTALAQTQRLGRLVAQLLDLSRLDSGSRSIEREPLDLAGLCGQAVREASLKRDDVVLTCDVPAGLGVHADPALLAQVLANLLDNGVRHSPPGGRVRVRARAEGTGVRLRVADEGPGIPEPERPRVFERFSRLDAARAADAGGAGLGLAIVKEIVELHGGSIKVADTPTGCHMVVDLPERTSAMPAPADPPPALAPAPPSGEKPGHGEPRPGHGEPRAGAETAAATTSDVLVAPLSPAEAAGPAAPATRAAVPDGPATAAVASGAPDVPAATAAHEPEAPAVRKPEALPVQKPAVPAAGRAGTPDVREGDTPAATGPGAASGGAAIPGAGPWRYPGQGGHAVPPPPQGAAPSPYPVLRGPYGPSERTPQAATRWGKSFAGGLLGLVWGFVVGVSLAFFLVYFFGGGYGVVATLLFSAGGTVLGASLSYRSARSSEATAPPHHGRARPGEVYVPPPLLPRPTLPDTPRFLPALAAVVGLFAAIALPESRPGLGFVLVAIAVGAAVLPWARRRVTPWTAAFGLLAYALVGVALFRDGDWLVGPMILAGFAMAALAVSGGGRRWLGVVRGGMSVLLALPPVPWFLAKPFRTIDRRRLGPVAAGLALSLVLMLVFGLLFASADAVFSSFAARLFTAPDWAATLPFRLLVFVLFAALVAGATLVALRPVAEPRIQARRRRVNPTLWATPLVAVNLLFLAFVTVQITTLFGGNRKVVETAGLTYAEYARSGFFELVAVSVFVLAIVAVAAGLLAPEGRARWALAGLLGLLCALTMVVLASALHRLDLYIDAYGLSRLRASVVAAIWWLGAVFALVLAAGALRVARRGASWLPRTLVLVTALTLVLFAAWNPDLRVAESQIDKRGVARLDVDYLGDLGAEAVPAVDGLPEPARSCLLEEMAAASRYGKADPWNGWNLARREARELLRARPLLDRSLLSCEDIGSPGT, encoded by the coding sequence ATGAGGCCCCTCGACTTCCTCGGCCGCATCAAGATCAAGCTCGGGCTCGTCATCCTGCTCGCGGTCGCCACCGCGTTCACCATCAACGAGTACGGCCGCGCGCTCGGCGTGGACGCCGTCACGCGCATGGGCCTGGCCGCGCTGCTCAGCGTCGGCATGGTCCAGCTCCTCGGCCGCGGCATGACGCTGCCGCTGCGCGAGATGGCCGCCGCCGCCCAGACCATCGCCAAGGGCCGCTACGGCATGCGCGTCAGCGCCACCTCCCGCGACGAGGTCGGCGAGCTGGCCCGCGCCTTCAACGCCATGGCCGCCGACCTCGGCGAGGTGGACCGGCAGCGGCGCGAGCTCGTGGCCAACGTGAGCCACGAGCTGCGCACGCCCATCGCCGGCCTGCAGGCCGTGCTGGAGAACGTCGTGGACGGCGTGTCAGCGCCCGACCCGGCGACGCTGAGCACCGCGCTCGCCCAGACCCAGCGGCTCGGCCGGCTCGTCGCCCAGCTCCTCGACCTGTCCCGCCTGGACTCCGGGTCCCGGTCCATCGAACGCGAGCCCCTCGACCTCGCCGGGCTCTGCGGCCAGGCGGTCCGCGAGGCCAGCCTGAAGCGGGACGACGTGGTGCTGACCTGCGACGTTCCCGCGGGGCTCGGCGTCCACGCCGACCCGGCGCTGCTCGCCCAGGTGCTCGCCAACCTGCTCGACAACGGCGTCCGGCACAGCCCGCCGGGCGGCCGGGTGCGGGTGCGGGCACGCGCCGAGGGCACGGGGGTGCGGCTCCGCGTGGCCGACGAAGGGCCCGGCATCCCCGAGCCGGAGCGGCCCCGCGTCTTCGAGCGCTTCTCCCGCCTGGACGCGGCCCGCGCGGCCGACGCGGGCGGAGCCGGGCTGGGGCTGGCCATCGTGAAAGAGATCGTCGAACTGCACGGCGGCTCGATCAAGGTCGCCGACACGCCGACCGGCTGCCACATGGTGGTCGACCTCCCGGAAAGGACCTCCGCCATGCCGGCCCCCGCCGACCCCCCGCCAGCCCTCGCCCCCGCGCCCCCATCCGGCGAGAAGCCCGGCCACGGCGAGCCGCGGCCCGGCCACGGCGAGCCGCGCGCCGGGGCGGAAACGGCGGCCGCCACCACGTCGGACGTCCTCGTCGCCCCCCTCTCCCCGGCCGAGGCGGCCGGCCCTGCCGCTCCCGCCACCCGTGCCGCCGTCCCTGACGGTCCCGCCACCGCTGCCGTCGCCTCGGGCGCCCCTGACGTTCCCGCCGCCACAGCCGCGCACGAGCCGGAAGCCCCGGCCGTCCGGAAACCGGAAGCCCTTCCCGTCCAGAAGCCGGCGGTCCCGGCGGCCGGGCGGGCCGGCACGCCGGACGTCCGGGAGGGCGACACCCCCGCCGCGACCGGCCCGGGAGCCGCCTCCGGCGGCGCCGCGATTCCGGGCGCGGGGCCGTGGCGGTACCCGGGCCAGGGAGGGCACGCCGTGCCGCCACCTCCGCAGGGCGCCGCGCCCTCGCCGTACCCCGTGCTGCGGGGGCCCTACGGCCCGTCCGAGCGCACCCCCCAGGCCGCCACGCGATGGGGGAAGAGCTTCGCCGGTGGCCTGCTGGGCCTGGTGTGGGGGTTCGTCGTCGGCGTCTCGCTGGCGTTCTTCCTCGTCTACTTCTTCGGCGGCGGCTACGGGGTCGTCGCGACGCTGCTCTTCTCCGCGGGAGGCACGGTGCTGGGCGCGTCACTGAGTTACCGCAGTGCCCGATCGTCGGAGGCCACCGCGCCGCCGCACCACGGCCGCGCGCGGCCTGGCGAGGTGTACGTGCCGCCGCCGCTGCTCCCGCGCCCGACCCTGCCGGACACGCCCAGGTTCCTCCCCGCGCTCGCGGCGGTCGTCGGCCTCTTCGCCGCCATCGCGCTGCCCGAGAGCAGGCCCGGCCTCGGGTTCGTGCTGGTGGCGATCGCCGTCGGCGCGGCCGTCCTGCCGTGGGCACGCCGGCGCGTCACCCCGTGGACGGCGGCGTTCGGCCTGCTGGCGTACGCGCTGGTGGGGGTGGCGTTGTTCCGGGACGGCGACTGGCTGGTCGGCCCCATGATCCTCGCCGGCTTCGCCATGGCGGCGCTGGCCGTCTCCGGCGGCGGGCGGCGCTGGCTCGGGGTCGTCAGGGGAGGGATGTCGGTCCTGCTCGCGCTCCCGCCGGTCCCGTGGTTCCTGGCCAAGCCGTTCAGGACGATCGACCGCCGCCGCCTCGGACCGGTGGCCGCGGGGCTCGCCCTGTCGCTGGTGCTGATGCTGGTGTTCGGGCTGCTGTTCGCCTCCGCGGACGCGGTCTTCTCCTCGTTCGCGGCACGCCTGTTCACCGCCCCCGACTGGGCCGCCACGCTGCCGTTCCGGCTGCTGGTGTTCGTCCTGTTCGCCGCGCTCGTCGCCGGGGCCACGCTCGTCGCGCTGCGCCCGGTGGCGGAGCCGCGGATCCAGGCCCGGCGCAGGCGGGTGAACCCCACGCTGTGGGCGACCCCGCTGGTGGCGGTGAACCTGTTGTTCCTCGCGTTCGTGACCGTGCAGATCACGACGCTGTTCGGCGGCAACCGCAAGGTCGTCGAGACGGCCGGGCTGACCTACGCCGAGTACGCGCGGTCCGGCTTCTTCGAGCTCGTCGCGGTGAGCGTCTTCGTGCTCGCCATCGTCGCGGTCGCGGCCGGGCTGCTGGCCCCCGAGGGGCGCGCGCGCTGGGCCCTGGCCGGGCTGCTCGGCCTGCTGTGCGCGCTCACCATGGTCGTCCTCGCCTCCGCCCTGCACCGCCTGGATCTGTACATCGACGCCTACGGGCTGTCGCGGCTGCGTGCCTCGGTGGTCGCGGCGATCTGGTGGCTCGGCGCGGTGTTCGCGCTGGTCCTGGCCGCGGGCGCGTTGCGGGTGGCGCGGCGCGGCGCGTCCTGGCTGCCCCGCACGCTCGTGCTCGTCACCGCCCTGACGCTGGTGCTCTTCGCCGCCTGGAACCCCGACCTGCGCGTCGCCGAGAGCCAGATCGACAAGCGGGGCGTCGCACGGCTCGACGTCGACTACCTCGGCGACCTCGGCGCCGAGGCCGTGCCCGCCGTCGACGGGCTGCCCGAGCCGGCCCGCAGCTGCCTGCTGGAGGAGATGGCCGCCGCGTCCAGGTACGGGAAGGCGGACCCGTGGAACGGCTGGAACCTCGCCCGTCGCGAGGCCCGCGAATTGCTCCGTGCCCGACCTCTGCTGGACCGGTCTCTGCTCAGCTGTGAAGATATAGGGTCGCCTGGGACATAG
- a CDS encoding response regulator transcription factor, which yields MTDQRRILVVEDDTTIALAVRDRLGAEGFDVRVAGDGEEALAAYAKAEPDLVILDRLLPGLDGLEVCRRMQAARPVPVLMLTALAEETDVLVGLGVGADDYLTKPFSMRELVARIHALLRRVERAAQLVHEDTVIRVGDVEINTAERRVFVRGAEAQLTRTEFDLLRRLAERPGHVFERDRLLSDIWGFSEAAATRTVDSHVRALRRKLGAGVVRTVHGVGYALVRP from the coding sequence GTGACTGACCAGCGACGCATCCTCGTGGTCGAGGACGACACCACCATCGCGCTGGCCGTGCGCGACCGGCTCGGCGCCGAGGGCTTCGACGTCCGCGTCGCCGGGGACGGCGAGGAGGCGCTGGCGGCGTACGCCAAGGCCGAGCCGGACCTGGTGATCCTCGACCGGCTGCTGCCGGGACTGGACGGCCTGGAGGTCTGCCGCCGCATGCAGGCCGCCCGCCCGGTCCCGGTGCTGATGCTCACCGCGCTCGCCGAGGAGACCGACGTGCTCGTCGGGCTCGGCGTCGGCGCCGACGACTACCTGACCAAGCCGTTCAGCATGCGCGAGCTGGTGGCCAGGATCCACGCGCTGCTGCGCCGCGTCGAGCGCGCCGCCCAGCTCGTCCACGAGGACACGGTGATCCGGGTGGGCGACGTCGAGATCAACACCGCCGAGCGCCGGGTGTTCGTCCGCGGCGCCGAGGCCCAGCTCACCCGCACCGAGTTCGACCTCCTGCGGCGGCTCGCCGAACGCCCCGGGCACGTCTTCGAGCGCGATCGGCTGCTCTCCGACATATGGGGCTTCTCCGAGGCCGCCGCGACCCGCACCGTCGACAGCCACGTGCGCGCGCTGCGCCGCAAGCTCGGCGCGGGCGTCGTCCGTACCGTGCACGGCGTCGGATACGCCCTGGTGCGGCCATGA
- a CDS encoding arylamine N-acetyltransferase family protein yields MTDSLDATVSPLVPRYLRRLRLDDLTGPPSPESLARLHRAHVERVPYETFHIWLRHPTTVDALESAGRVLRGRGGYCYHLNGALALLLEALGYQVTRHMAGVQGSAADPAGARGNHLALTVSGLPTAANPGGGWLVDVGLGDGPHEPVPLVEGVHRQGAFAYGLRPSEAEPGGWRLEHDPSGSFLGMDLRPGAVPMSAFTARHEQLSTSPDSSFMTALCVQRRDAAGADTLRGLVLTRTGSGATRTTLPTPRDYFEALADVFGLTLEDVDPREKDALWERLTEAHESWLATRAS; encoded by the coding sequence GTGACCGATTCTCTGGACGCGACCGTGTCGCCCCTGGTTCCGCGGTATCTGCGGCGTCTCCGGCTGGACGACCTCACCGGCCCGCCGAGCCCCGAGTCCCTCGCCCGCCTGCACCGCGCGCACGTCGAACGGGTGCCGTACGAGACGTTCCACATCTGGCTGAGGCATCCGACGACCGTGGACGCCCTGGAGTCCGCCGGCCGCGTGCTGCGCGGCAGGGGCGGCTACTGCTACCACCTCAACGGCGCGCTGGCGCTGCTGCTGGAGGCGCTGGGGTACCAGGTGACCCGGCACATGGCCGGGGTGCAGGGCTCGGCCGCCGACCCGGCGGGCGCCCGGGGCAACCACCTGGCGCTCACGGTGTCCGGCCTGCCGACCGCGGCCAATCCGGGCGGCGGGTGGCTGGTGGACGTGGGGCTCGGGGACGGGCCGCACGAGCCGGTGCCGTTGGTCGAGGGCGTCCACCGGCAGGGCGCGTTCGCGTACGGGCTGCGGCCCTCGGAGGCCGAGCCGGGCGGCTGGCGCCTGGAGCACGACCCCTCGGGCAGCTTCCTCGGCATGGACCTGCGTCCGGGGGCCGTGCCGATGTCGGCGTTCACGGCCAGGCACGAGCAGCTGTCCACCTCGCCGGACTCGTCGTTCATGACGGCGCTGTGCGTGCAGCGGCGCGACGCGGCCGGGGCGGACACCCTGCGCGGCCTGGTGCTGACCAGGACCGGCTCGGGCGCGACGCGCACGACGCTGCCGACTCCGCGCGACTACTTCGAGGCGCTGGCCGACGTCTTCGGCCTCACCCTGGAGGACGTGGACCCGCGGGAGAAGGACGCGCTGTGGGAGCGGCTGACCGAGGCGCACGAGAGCTGGCTCGCCACCAGGGCGTCCTGA
- a CDS encoding class I adenylate-forming enzyme family protein — protein MGVAMGLHPHERVEQYTRDGWWTGDTVDRLFRDKVAARPGAVAIVDPPNKPSLMDGAVRRLSWAELDVEVDRIAAVLLESGAAAGDVVAVQLPNSVELAVTFLAGARIGAVITPLPVQYREYELTQVITMADVKVFVTADRVGDRENAEIVRRLEVPAPPVVLAWGDPARDLETATADPAVLAAHLKGLETDPNDCVTICWTSGTEATPKGVPRCHYDWFAVENTTTAAPALTGDDVVLNPFPMVNMAGIGGVFLPWLRTGFVLVQHHPFDLLVYLDQISEERVTYTLAPPALLTMLLQKPEMLERYDIASLTRIGSGSAPLPPWMVKGWQERHGIAIINFFGSNEGIALLSDPVHIPDPEERARFFPRPGAAGDWPGTLAATRVKLVDPSTGEEVTEPGRPGELRLSGPTVFAGYLPGTAAADPFDEDGYLVTGDVFEIAGPGGRYLRFVDRTKDLIIRGGTNISAAELEGLLAGHPAVMEAAIVGYPDEVLGERVCAVVVPRDDVDLPALVSFLRDKGLASYKLPERLQVVEGLPRNAVGKILKRELRDRL, from the coding sequence ATGGGAGTCGCGATGGGGCTGCACCCGCACGAGCGTGTCGAGCAGTACACCAGGGACGGCTGGTGGACCGGGGACACCGTCGACCGGCTGTTCCGGGACAAGGTCGCGGCGCGGCCGGGCGCCGTCGCGATCGTGGACCCGCCGAACAAGCCGAGCCTGATGGACGGCGCGGTCCGCCGGCTGTCGTGGGCCGAGCTCGACGTCGAGGTGGACAGGATCGCCGCGGTCCTGCTGGAGTCCGGCGCCGCGGCGGGCGACGTGGTGGCGGTCCAGCTCCCGAACAGCGTGGAGCTGGCCGTGACCTTCCTGGCCGGGGCCAGGATCGGCGCCGTGATCACCCCGCTGCCCGTGCAGTACCGCGAGTACGAGCTCACCCAGGTCATCACCATGGCCGATGTCAAGGTGTTCGTCACCGCCGACCGGGTGGGCGACCGCGAGAACGCCGAGATCGTCCGCAGGCTGGAGGTCCCCGCGCCCCCGGTCGTCCTGGCCTGGGGCGACCCGGCGCGGGACCTGGAGACGGCGACCGCCGACCCGGCCGTGCTCGCGGCGCACCTCAAGGGGCTCGAGACCGACCCCAACGACTGCGTGACGATCTGCTGGACCTCCGGCACCGAGGCCACCCCGAAGGGGGTGCCCCGTTGCCACTACGACTGGTTCGCCGTCGAGAACACCACCACCGCCGCTCCCGCGCTCACCGGCGACGACGTCGTGCTCAACCCCTTCCCCATGGTCAACATGGCCGGCATCGGCGGCGTCTTCCTGCCCTGGCTGCGCACCGGGTTCGTGCTGGTCCAGCACCACCCCTTCGACCTTCTCGTCTACCTCGACCAGATCTCCGAGGAACGCGTCACCTACACCCTCGCCCCGCCGGCCCTGCTCACCATGCTGCTGCAGAAGCCCGAGATGCTGGAGCGCTACGACATCGCGTCGCTGACGCGCATCGGCTCCGGCTCGGCGCCGCTGCCGCCGTGGATGGTCAAGGGCTGGCAGGAGCGGCACGGCATCGCCATCATCAACTTCTTCGGCTCCAACGAGGGCATCGCCCTGCTGTCGGACCCGGTGCACATCCCCGACCCCGAGGAGCGCGCCCGGTTCTTCCCCAGGCCCGGCGCCGCCGGCGACTGGCCGGGCACGCTCGCCGCCACCCGCGTGAAGCTCGTGGACCCCTCCACGGGAGAAGAGGTCACCGAGCCGGGGCGGCCGGGCGAGCTGCGCCTGTCCGGGCCGACCGTCTTCGCCGGCTACCTGCCCGGCACGGCCGCGGCCGACCCCTTCGACGAGGACGGCTACCTGGTCACCGGGGACGTCTTCGAGATCGCCGGGCCCGGCGGGCGGTACCTGCGCTTCGTGGACCGCACGAAGGACCTGATCATCCGGGGCGGCACGAACATCTCCGCCGCCGAGCTGGAGGGCCTGCTCGCCGGGCACCCCGCCGTGATGGAGGCCGCCATCGTGGGGTACCCGGACGAGGTGCTGGGGGAGAGGGTGTGCGCGGTGGTCGTGCCCCGGGACGACGTCGACCTCCCCGCGCTGGTCTCCTTCCTGCGCGACAAGGGCCTCGCCTCCTACAAGCTGCCCGAGCGGCTGCAGGTCGTGGAGGGCCTGCCGCGCAACGCGGTCGGCAAGATCCTCAAGCGGGAGCTGCGCGACCGGCTCTGA
- a CDS encoding winged helix-turn-helix transcriptional regulator — protein sequence MKTKETPVEVGATRAAAGRGVSAVDPIDAPGGNAADGAPAGETTIGGPGTEEAPELSGIGRGLSILGDRWVLLILQRAFLLRIRTFAGWRDELGISESVLAARLKELVKNGIFVQQAYRDGRTRLEYRLSDAGLRLWSLLVAIYSWERDWAGREDLLPLIHHSCGHDAHPYLACGSCHKPMTARDTHTERGPLATFSRVGLARQHRRTTPRGDFRTDIIGYCPSSLEILGDRWSTSVLAAAFLGVRRFVDFQNELGIAPSVLTDRLKRFVELGVLQPATGRQYRLTDRGLAFFEVFAFLVYWAQRELPGPEGSDLDITHKPCGSPLRPVLQCRHCDEVLARREIHFDLSATPGQA from the coding sequence GTGAAGACCAAGGAAACACCGGTCGAGGTCGGGGCCACCCGCGCCGCGGCCGGACGGGGGGTGAGCGCCGTCGACCCGATCGACGCGCCCGGGGGGAACGCCGCCGACGGCGCCCCCGCGGGCGAGACCACGATCGGCGGACCCGGAACCGAGGAGGCGCCCGAGCTCAGCGGTATCGGGCGGGGCCTGTCCATCCTCGGCGACCGCTGGGTCCTGCTGATCCTCCAGCGGGCGTTCCTGCTCCGCATCCGCACGTTCGCCGGCTGGCGCGACGAGCTCGGCATCTCCGAGTCCGTCCTCGCCGCCCGCCTGAAAGAGCTCGTCAAGAACGGCATCTTCGTCCAGCAGGCGTACCGCGACGGCCGCACCCGCCTGGAGTACCGGCTCAGCGACGCCGGCCTGCGGCTGTGGTCCCTGCTCGTCGCCATCTACAGCTGGGAGCGCGACTGGGCCGGCCGCGAGGACCTGCTGCCGCTGATCCACCACTCCTGCGGCCACGACGCGCACCCGTACCTGGCCTGCGGGTCCTGCCACAAGCCGATGACCGCCCGCGACACCCACACCGAGCGCGGTCCCCTGGCCACCTTCTCCCGGGTCGGCCTGGCCCGCCAGCACCGCCGCACCACCCCGCGCGGCGACTTCCGCACCGACATCATCGGCTACTGCCCCTCGTCGCTGGAGATCCTCGGCGACCGCTGGAGCACCAGCGTCCTCGCGGCGGCCTTCCTCGGCGTGCGACGGTTCGTGGACTTCCAGAACGAGCTCGGCATCGCGCCCTCGGTGCTCACCGACCGGCTCAAGCGCTTCGTCGAGCTCGGCGTGCTCCAGCCCGCCACCGGCCGCCAGTACCGTCTCACCGACAGGGGGCTGGCGTTCTTCGAGGTCTTCGCCTTCCTCGTGTACTGGGCGCAGCGCGAGCTTCCCGGCCCCGAGGGATCCGACCTGGACATCACGCACAAGCCGTGCGGATCGCCGCTGCGCCCGGTGCTCCAGTGCCGGCACTGCGACGAGGTGCTGGCCCGGCGCGAGATCCATTTCGACCTGTCCGCCACCCCCGGTCAGGCCTGA
- a CDS encoding carotenoid oxygenase family protein, with product MAAATVLDESGEPNPYLLGVYAPVHEEITAGDLTVIGEIPRDLNGVYLRNGPNARHPVRGRYHWFDGDGMVHAMHFENGTARYRNRYVRTRAFDAESAAGRALWTGVMENPKGNPAGNTRGIPLKDSANTDLIFHRGRVLATWYLCGSPYALDPLSLETLGAETFLDTLTGDFMAHPKIDERTGELFWFDYGPRPPYLRYGVVGAGGTVEHLVEIDLPGARLPHDMAITENHAVLMDLPLFQDPEALRHGRYKLTFDRGLPSRFGVIPRRGAAGDVRWFEAKPCYIYHVVNAWESGDEIVMDVCRVSRPAPSGSGSPLSRMLSYLKLDARMYRYRFDLRTGRTSEGFVDEEQNTEFPSIDARRTGQATRYAYNVTVKKADTNLFDGLVRYDNVTGERQHHRFGEHRYGSEAPFAPRDGATGEDDGYLVTFVTDEREGTSEVQILSAADLTAGPLARVLLPRRVPLGFHATWVRADQLR from the coding sequence ATGGCGGCCGCGACGGTCCTGGACGAGTCCGGCGAGCCGAATCCCTATCTCCTCGGCGTGTACGCGCCCGTACACGAGGAGATCACCGCCGGGGACCTGACGGTCATCGGCGAGATCCCGCGCGACCTGAACGGGGTCTACCTGCGCAACGGGCCCAACGCGCGCCACCCGGTGCGCGGCCGCTACCACTGGTTCGACGGCGACGGCATGGTCCACGCCATGCACTTCGAGAACGGCACGGCCCGCTACCGCAACCGGTACGTCCGCACCCGCGCCTTCGACGCCGAGTCCGCCGCCGGCAGGGCGCTGTGGACGGGCGTCATGGAGAACCCCAAGGGCAACCCCGCCGGCAACACCCGCGGGATCCCCCTGAAGGACTCCGCCAACACCGACCTGATCTTCCATCGGGGCAGGGTGCTGGCCACCTGGTACCTGTGCGGCTCGCCGTACGCCCTGGACCCGCTGTCCCTGGAGACCCTCGGGGCCGAGACCTTCCTGGACACGCTGACCGGCGACTTCATGGCCCACCCCAAGATCGACGAACGCACCGGCGAACTTTTCTGGTTCGACTACGGCCCGCGCCCGCCGTACCTGCGCTACGGCGTCGTCGGCGCGGGCGGGACGGTGGAGCACCTCGTCGAGATCGACCTGCCGGGGGCGCGCCTGCCGCACGACATGGCGATCACCGAGAACCACGCGGTGCTGATGGACCTGCCGCTGTTCCAGGACCCGGAGGCGTTGCGGCACGGACGGTACAAGCTGACCTTCGACCGCGGGCTGCCCTCGCGCTTCGGGGTGATCCCCCGGCGGGGCGCGGCCGGGGACGTCCGCTGGTTCGAGGCCAAGCCCTGCTACATCTACCACGTGGTCAACGCCTGGGAGTCCGGCGACGAGATCGTCATGGACGTGTGCCGGGTGTCGCGCCCGGCCCCGAGCGGCTCCGGCAGCCCGCTGTCGCGCATGCTGTCGTACCTCAAGCTGGACGCCCGCATGTACCGCTACCGCTTCGACCTGCGCACCGGGCGGACGTCGGAGGGGTTCGTGGACGAGGAGCAGAACACCGAGTTCCCCTCCATCGACGCCCGCAGGACCGGGCAGGCCACGCGGTACGCGTACAACGTGACCGTGAAGAAGGCCGACACCAACCTGTTCGACGGGCTCGTCCGGTACGACAACGTGACCGGCGAGCGGCAGCACCACCGCTTCGGCGAGCACCGTTACGGCAGCGAGGCCCCCTTCGCGCCCCGCGACGGCGCCACCGGCGAGGACGACGGCTACCTGGTCACCTTCGTCACCGACGAGCGTGAGGGGACCTCGGAGGTGCAGATCCTGTCCGCCGCCGATCTCACGGCCGGGCCGCTCGCCCGTGTCCTGCTTCCCCGGCGGGTGCCGCTAGGATTCCACGCCACCTGGGTGCGCGCGGACCAGCTCAGGTGA
- a CDS encoding LLM class F420-dependent oxidoreductase, translated as MRLSVSLGLWQDRPADEAVRTAQIADEQGYAEVWVGEMATYDAFALATAIGMRTRRVGLTVGPLAVTVRDPMMIAMGAASVAGLTGRPVHVALGTSSPVVVEEWHGRSRAGASTALREAVQALRPLLDGDKSDFSGDQVSCTGYRLRLPAPRCGLTVAAFGPAAVGAAALADRMVLNLLTPASAARLITDLRLLNPATRVAAWVVAAVDPDAAAIEQVRRGVLPYLAAPGYGEMFAEAGFADLVAYARTRPHPRDLLPAIPDDLLESVALIGDSVEIMDRLDAYAEAGVDEVALVPVSTDTDPYGETTLKALAEGSSG; from the coding sequence ATGAGGCTCAGCGTCTCGCTGGGGCTGTGGCAGGACCGTCCGGCGGACGAGGCGGTGCGGACCGCGCAGATCGCGGACGAGCAGGGCTACGCCGAGGTGTGGGTCGGCGAGATGGCGACGTACGACGCGTTCGCCCTCGCCACGGCCATCGGCATGCGCACACGCCGCGTGGGGCTCACCGTCGGGCCGCTCGCGGTGACCGTCCGCGACCCCATGATGATCGCCATGGGCGCGGCGTCCGTGGCCGGCCTGACGGGCAGGCCCGTCCACGTCGCGCTCGGCACCTCCAGCCCCGTGGTGGTCGAGGAATGGCACGGCAGGTCCCGCGCGGGCGCGAGCACGGCGCTGCGCGAGGCCGTCCAGGCGCTGCGGCCGCTGCTCGACGGCGACAAGTCCGACTTCTCCGGCGATCAGGTCTCCTGCACCGGATACCGGCTGCGGCTCCCCGCGCCCCGGTGCGGGCTGACCGTCGCGGCCTTCGGGCCCGCCGCGGTGGGCGCCGCCGCGCTCGCCGACCGCATGGTGCTCAACCTGCTCACCCCCGCCTCGGCGGCGCGGCTCATCACCGACCTCAGGCTGCTGAACCCCGCCACCCGGGTCGCCGCCTGGGTCGTCGCCGCCGTCGACCCCGACGCCGCCGCCATCGAACAGGTCCGCCGCGGCGTCCTCCCCTACCTCGCCGCGCCCGGATACGGCGAGATGTTCGCCGAGGCCGGGTTCGCCGACCTGGTCGCCTACGCGCGCACCCGGCCGCACCCCCGCGACCTGCTCCCCGCCATCCCGGACGACCTGCTCGAATCGGTCGCGCTGATCGGCGACTCCGTGGAGATCATGGACCGCCTCGACGCCTACGCCGAGGCGGGCGTGGACGAGGTCGCCCTGGTCCCCGTCAGCACCGACACCGACCCCTACGGCGAGACCACGCTCAAAGCCCTCGCCGAAGGCTCCTCCGGCTGA